GAATACCTTCAAAAATCGGACGGTAAAGCAAAAATTCCTTTGATGGGTGAGATTGGTTCGTTAAATGTATCTGTGGCTGCCGGAATTATTTTGTATGAAGCGGTGAGTCAACGTTTAGTTCATTAAGATGAATTTTTCCGATAGAAAATATTTACCCTTCTTCCTTCTGTTCTCTGTCGTGCTCATTTCTCGTCTACCTTTCTTATCAGCTGGATATGGCGTTGAAGAAGATTCTTGGGGGATTGCGTTGGCCGGTGCGCATACTTATTTGACTGGCATTTACGAACCTTCTCGTTTCCCCGGGCATCCTGTCCACGAATTTATTTATTCGGCTTTCCCACTTCATCCTGATTGGTTTTATAATTTTTTTAGCGCATTTTTTAGTGCAGTTGCCGTTATGTTTTTCGCTCTTATATTGAAGCATTTACAATTCAAACATTTTTTTATTGCATCAATGGCTTTTGCATTTACTCCCGTTTTTTACATCAGTTCTACTTATACAATTGATTTTACTTGGACGATTGCTTTTGTTCTTATTAGCTTTTATGCCCTTTTGAAAAATAAGTTTATATTCTGTGGGATATTTCTTGGTTTGGCTATTGGATGCAGAATCACCAGCGGGGCAATGCTCTTGCCTTTTTTAATTATTTTCTGGAAGAAGAATAATCTTAAGCAGAATGTTAGCGTTGCAACAAAGATTTTAATTCCGTTAGTGATTGTTTCGATTGTATCGTATCTGCCCTTGATGATTGAGTTTGGTTCGGAGTTTTTTATGTATTACGATCAGTTTCCATATCCGTCAATGGCAAAAGTGTTTTATAAAATGATTCCCGGAGTGTTTGGCTTTTTGGGAGTAATAGCCATTTCTATTTGTATTGTTTGGATTCTTATTAATCGCAATAAATTAATGAAAGGTGATTTGTTTGAAGGTGGATTAAGCCAAAAAATAGTTGTAAGTTCTTTTGTTGTAATTGTTTTATTTATAATTTCTTATTTCAGATTACCACAAAAATCAGGGTATATGATTACTATTATTCCTTTTGTAATTCTTCTTATGGGGTATTATTTAAATAGTAAGTTGTTTAATTTCCTTTGTTCTGCTTTGATTATTTCTTCATTTCTCTTCAGTGTTAATCTCACAGATAAATTAAGAGGTGCTTCCTATTCACCATTGGCAATAACGTTTAAAGTATCGGGGCAGGAGTTGTTTTTGGATCCCATCTCCGGACCTATATTTTCTGATTATTCAAAAAGATTGCAGAAAATGAAATACACGGATGAAGTATTGGATCAAGTAAATTCAATGAATCCTAATACAGTTGTAATTGCCGGTTGGTGGTACAACGAAATTATGGTAAATCTACTTCCTGACAATGCTGCCAGTGTTATTTTTGTGCCTTACATAAACGAAAAAAAAATGAAGGACTATCTTTCTAAAGGTTATACTATAAAATATTTACCTGAACAAAATATCTACAACGATTTGATGTATAAAATGGACGTGACCAATAAGTTGTCCTCTGAATTTTAGGTTGATAAGTTTTGCATTACAACAAGCAAAAATGTAATTTTTTTGACTAATTTTCGCGTATAATTAATACAGCTAGAAATGCCGACAATTGAACAAACTTATGAAATAAATGCTTCACCTGAAGAAGTGTTTGAAGCATTGGTTAATGCCGATATTATTCAAGATTGGAGCGGTGATGAAGCAAAGATGAGTCCAGAAGTGGGAGCGAAATTTTCACTTTGGGGCGGACAAATGTTTGGAACCAATCTGGAAGTTGTTAAAAATAAAAAATTGGTTCAAGAATGGTGTTACGACCAGTGGGAAGCGCCATCAAAAGTGACCTTTACTTTAAAAGGAAAAGGTAAAAAAACAATCGTAGAGCTCCTGCATGAAGATGTTCCGGAAAAATCGGTTAATAGTATTTCTGATGGTTGGAACGCTTATTATTTAGGCGCTATTCAAGAGATGTTTGATGAAGCAAATCCTTAAGTAATGCAAAAAATAATCTTAGTTTTTCTTGTACTTTCTTTATGTTCTTGTTCAACTACAAA
This Bacteroidota bacterium DNA region includes the following protein-coding sequences:
- a CDS encoding SRPBCC domain-containing protein, which produces MPTIEQTYEINASPEEVFEALVNADIIQDWSGDEAKMSPEVGAKFSLWGGQMFGTNLEVVKNKKLVQEWCYDQWEAPSKVTFTLKGKGKKTIVELLHEDVPEKSVNSISDGWNAYYLGAIQEMFDEANP